A stretch of Eubalaena glacialis isolate mEubGla1 chromosome 10, mEubGla1.1.hap2.+ XY, whole genome shotgun sequence DNA encodes these proteins:
- the LOC133099688 gene encoding spindle and kinetochore-associated protein 2 yields MEAEVDKLELPFQKADSDLDYIQHRLEYEIKTNYPDSAGKKSPVTLLKELSAIKSRYQTLHARFKPVAVEHKETKSRIFATFNKTMTLIQELQKQTDLKLLPLTEEEKTAAEQLRAHMSDL; encoded by the coding sequence ATGGAGGCGGAGGTCGATAAGCTGGAACTGCCGTTCCAGAAAGCTGACTCTGATCTGGATTACATTCAGCACAGGTTGGAATATGAAATCAAGACTAATTATCCTGATTCAGCAGGCAAGAAAAGTCCAGTTACACTCTTAAAGGAATTGTCAGCAATAAAGTCTCGATATCAAACTTTGCATGCACGCTTTAAACCAGTTGCTGTCGAGCATAAAGAGACTAAGAGCCGCATTTTTGCTACTTTCAATAAGACTATGACCTTGATACAAGAACTACAAAAGCAAACAGACCTGAAGCTCTTACCACTGACTGAAGAAGAGAAAACTGCGGCAGAGCAATTAAGAGCTCACATGTCAGACTTATGA